The genomic interval gcctcatgcCCTCACTCTCCGGGGACAGGAAGTGACCCCCCACAGCgatcctgaccccccccccccccccgcgcaccTGGAAGTTCCCGTGATGCTTCTCAAAGAGTCCAGGGAAGGAGCCGCTGGGGTCAGGGACGCAGGGCAGCAGCGCATCTTTCACCCTGGGGTTCAGGGTCAGGGGTCAGGGTTCACCTGACACCCCCATGCCATGCCCCCGACCCGAACATGACGTCATCACAGTGGTGACGTCATCGCCGTAGACATCGCAATTACCCCACCATGACCCCATGACTCCTCGGAGACCCCTCACCTGCGAAGCCTCAGGGCGGCCAGGAGCAGGGACAGTGTCAGCAGCGCTGCTAGGCCGCAGCCCAGGGGCAGGAGGGGCGGGGCCAGGGCCGGGGATGGGGCGGGGCTTGCGGTACAGGAGGCTAGGGGGGGAAGGTGGGCGGCGCAGGGGTCACCTGTGAGTCGAGTGGCGTGGTGACATCACCAGGGGCACCGCCCACTGCCCGGCAGTCATCCGGGTCACCAATGATGTCATCGCCACCACGCCCACCCACCTGTCAAGCATCCAGGAGCCGATGAGTTCATCTTACCCAGACCCCAACCACCACCCGCCTGTCAGTCACCCAAGTGCACAGGATAATGTCACTGATGATGTAACCCTCGATCACTTCCAAGCCCCGCCCATTCGCTTATCAATCATCCCTGGTATCAATGACGTCATCGCAGGTCACGCCCACCCGTCTTTCAGTCACCCAGGCCCTGCCAACCACCCACCCGCAGTGAAGCCTTGACAACCCCAGGCCAAGCCCTCACCCGCGGATGCTGCCCCGGAAAGCCTTGTCACCGCTGTCCACTCGCTAGGCTGCGCCTCCAGGCCATAGTGCGCGGCCCGGGGCGACGCCCGAACCCGGAAGTCATAGCAGCGTACGGGGTCGAGCCCGCCCACTGTCAAGTCACAGCAGGGCCCTGAGGTCGTCTGCGGAGAGGGGGGGGTTGTAGGGGGTCGGAGGTCACTGGAGGGTTCAGAGGTCACAGTTTGGGGCCAGAGGCGAGAGAGGTCGGGCTGAGGCGGGAAGGATTCAAATGTCATGGGTGGGGTCAAAGGCCATGCATCTATTGTTAGGGTTGGAAAACGCAGTGTGCGGGGGCAGGAGGTCGCAGGTGGGGTCAGAGGTCACGGAGGGGCCGGCCCTGCCCCCCATGAATTCACTCGCCTGCCAGGCGTCCTCATCGTCATTGCTCTCCCGGTGCTGCACCTCGTAGTCCAGGCCCAGGTAGGAGTGGGCAGGCCAGGAGACAGTCACGTCCCCGTCTGGTGTCCAGAGCAGCGTCACATTCCAAGGTGGGCGGGGCTTCACTGCGGTggggaaggtgggggtgggaggagctgCTGTGACCTCATTTGGCTTAATCCACACCCACCGAGAGTCTGGGTGTTGTGGCGGTGACATCACTTTCTGTCCCACCCCCGCCTGTTTCATGAAGGCCATGCCCATCGGGATGAGGGAAGGGGCGCACTTCAGAGAGCAGGACACGCCTACTTCCCATTCCTAAGAACCACTTTCTGTCTATGCTCCGCCCACCGGAGTCCAAAGGCGCAGCTGTGACATCATCAGAGCACTGCCTAACCCCTGGAGCCCAATTCCGGTATCAAAGACCAACTTCCCGTCTAAGCGCCGCCCAGTTCCTGTTTGCCCCACTCAGTGGGAGTTGAAGAGACATCATCAGGCAACTTCCTGCGTACTTCCGCCCAaggccccgccccctccctccATGTCACGCCCACACCACTCACGCCAGGCGGACGCGCGCTGCCTAGCCTTAAACACCATGGCCCCGCCTCCGTCGCGCAGTGCCAGCTCCAGCAGCCCCGCCCTCGCCGCGGGGAGGATGCACCCGGAAGTGACACCAGCGCCGGACAGGAAATATCGCGGGCAGGGTTGCAGGGCGCCAGTGCCATAACTGCAGAGTCGGGGATTAAGGGGGAAGGATCAGCTGGATGGGAAGTGATGGACCAGAAGTCCCGCCCACGAGCATCTGAATTTCAACACCTCAAACAGAAAGTGATGGGCAGAAAGGAAGTACCGCTCCTTCCTGTCATTCATCAGAGTCTGAAAGGAAGTACCGTCCCTAATCATTTGTCAATCATTAATTAGACAGGAAGTCCCGCCCACTCTTTCAGGCGTTTAAAAGAATGAACAGCAAGTGAGTGAAGAGGAATGAGAGGAAATCCCGCCCCCTCCCATATATCATTCAATGATTCCGACAGGAAGTCACAGACCAGAAGTTCTGCCCCGCCCCCCTTCACTCACCGGAACTCCAGGCTCAAGTTGGCGCCGTGGTGGTCGGGGCCCGAGCCCCACGTGACCTCCACCGTCTCCAGGTCATGGCAGACGACTGTGACATCACCTGCGGGGGCAGGGCGGGGATCAGGGGAGCAGCCCGTGACGTCAGCGCGTTCCAGAAGAGCCATCGCAGCCATTTCCCTGACTCAGACCCTTGGCTAGGGCGCTGGGAGCAGGCCGGGCCTCATTTGCATATGCACTAGGCaggggaagacagaggaagacattCTGGCTCGTACGCAAATATAGGGAATGAATATGTAAACGAGAGGCCCAAGAACTGTAGCGGTGGGCGACACCTCATTTGCATATTCacaaacagagaaaaggaaaaggattgGGGGCTCATGAATATGGAAAGCGCTTCTCGAATATGCAAATGAGCAGCTAGCAAGTCGGAGCCTCATTTGAATATACATGATCGCAAAGAAAGCGGTAGGGAAGCGGGGCTCACCACTATGCAAAGCGACCAATGGATACACAAATGAGCAGGCAGTGAACCAGAGTGGAGATGGACTGGGGAAGCATTCTTTGCATATTCATGAGGGGAAAAGGATGGAAGACTTTGTGGCTGGTGCATATGAGAATAGCAGTATATGATGAGGAGCGGGCAGATTCAATTTCGGAGATCTGAGGTCTCATCTGCATATTCATGATCAGGGACGTTGGAGCAAGACGTTGAGGCTTGTGCATATGTAAATCGTGGGGAAAATATGCAAATGCATAGTGATCCATATGGACAGGGCATCAATTCTATATTCATGAGGGGATGGAAGACAGAAATACATCGCTCATGAATATGTGTATCTCCCGATGGATATGCAAATGAGAAGCGATGAGTGAGAACTCGGTAGGGGCGAAGCGTTATTTGCATATAAGCGGGAAAGCTGTATATGAATATGCAAAGAAGGAGCGGCCCAGAGGCCTTATTTGCATATTCAGGAGGAGGAGCGAGATTGTGGCGGCAGCACTATGCTAATGAGGTCAAGGCGGGGTTTAGGTCTCATTTGCATATTACTGAGGAGAAAGCGCCGAGCGTAGGGGGGGAGGGCGGGGCTCATGCATACGCAAAGATCAAAATGAATATGCAAACGAAGCGCTATCCGATCGCCCTTAGGAGGGCCAGAGGCCTTATTTGCATATTCATGATGGGACGAAAAGCAATGATGGGACGAAAAGCAACTTGGTAGCTCTTGCTCGGGCCCCGCCCACCGCGGCGATTGACAGGCAGCCCCGCCCCCGCTCACTCCTCACCCCGTGACgtcaccgccgccgccgccgctgccgccgcaaggagccgaggcaggaggatgaccgCGAGTGCCCATGCCATGTCGCCGGCGGGGCCGCGGACGCTGCAGTGATTGACAGCTGGTTCGGTCCGAGCCGGTCCGAGTCGAGGGCGCCCAGGCCGCTTAGAGCCGAAAACGGGAAGCCGGGGGCGGGGGTTGGGGCGACGGGGCGGGGCCACGGCAATAAACGGATGCGGCGACTCACCGACATGGGCGTGGCCCGGCTTCCTCTTCCCATCAATCACCCGGATAGGGGg from Mus musculus strain C57BL/6J chromosome 5, GRCm38.p6 C57BL/6J carries:
- the Crlf2 gene encoding cytokine receptor-like factor 2 isoform 2 precursor (isoform 2 precursor is encoded by transcript variant 2); amino-acid sequence: MAWALAVILLPRLLAAAAAAAAVTSRGDVTVVCHDLETVEVTWGSGPDHHGANLSLEFRYGTGALQPCPRYFLSGAGVTSGCILPAARAGLLELALRDGGGAMVFKARQRASAWLKPRPPWNVTLLWTPDGDVTVSWPAHSYLGLDYEVQHRESNDDEDAWQTTSGPCCDLTVGGLDPVRCYDFRVRASPRAAHYGLEAQPSEWTAVTRLSGAASAASCTASPAPSPALAPPLLPLGCGLAALLTLSLLLAALRLRRVKDALLPCVPDPSGSFPGLFEKHHGNFQAWIADAQATAPPARTEEEDDLIHTKAKRVEPEDGTSLCTVPRPPSFEPRGPGGGAMVSVGGATFMVGDSGYMTL
- the Crlf2 gene encoding cytokine receptor-like factor 2 isoform 3 (isoform 3 is encoded by transcript variant 3): MAAMALLERADVTGCSPDPRPAPAGDVTVVCHDLETVEVTWGSGPDHHGANLSLEFRYGTGALQPCPRYFLSGAGVTSGCILPAARAGLLELALRDGGGAMVFKARQRASAWLKPRPPWNVTLLWTPDGDVTVSWPAHSYLGLDYEVQHRESNDDEDAWQTTSGPCCDLTVGGLDPVRCYDFRVRASPRAAHYGLEAQPSEWTAVTRLSGAASAASCTASPAPSPALAPPLLPLGCGLAALLTLSLLLAALRLRRVKDALLPCVPDPSGSFPGLFEKHHGNFQAWIADAQATAPPARTEEEDDLIHTKAKRVEPEDGTSLCTVPRPPSFEPRGPGGGAMVSVGGATFMVGDSGYMTL
- the Crlf2 gene encoding cytokine receptor-like factor 2 isoform 1 precursor (isoform 1 precursor is encoded by transcript variant 1) is translated as MAWALAVILLPRLLAAAAAAAAVTSRGDVTVVCHDLETVEVTWGSGPDHHGANLSLEFRYGTGALQPCPRYFLSGAGVTSGCILPAARAGLLELALRDGGGAMVFKARQRASAWLKPRPPWNVTLLWTPDGDVTVSWPAHSYLGLDYEVQHRESNDDEDAWQTTSGPCCDLTVGGLDPVRCYDFRVRASPRAAHYGLEAQPSEWTAVTRLSGAASAGDPCAAHLPPLASCTASPAPSPALAPPLLPLGCGLAALLTLSLLLAALRLRRVKDALLPCVPDPSGSFPGLFEKHHGNFQAWIADAQATAPPARTEEEDDLIHTKAKRVEPEDGTSLCTVPRPPSFEPRGPGGGAMVSVGGATFMVGDSGYMTL
- the Crlf2 gene encoding cytokine receptor-like factor 2 isoform X1 produces the protein MAAMALLERADVTGCSPDPRPAPAGDVTVVCHDLETVEVTWGSGPDHHGANLSLEFRYGTGALQPCPRYFLSGAGVTSGCILPAARAGLLELALRDGGGAMVFKARQRASAWLKPRPPWNVTLLWTPDGDVTVSWPAHSYLGLDYEVQHRESNDDEDAWQTTSGPCCDLTVGGLDPVRCYDFRVRASPRAAHYGLEAQPSEWTAVTRLSGAASAGDPCAAHLPPLASCTASPAPSPALAPPLLPLGCGLAALLTLSLLLAALRLRRVKDALLPCVPDPSGSFPGLFEKHHGNFQAWIADAQATAPPARTEEEDDLIHTKAKRVEPEDGTSLCTVPRPPSFEPRGPGGGAMVSVGGATFMVGDSGYMTL